The following nucleotide sequence is from Harmonia axyridis chromosome 5, icHarAxyr1.1, whole genome shotgun sequence.
TCTGTTGTTCTTCATTGTTCGGATGTTTACTCAGTTGTTTCCTAATAAAAGGACATACTATCTTAGCCTCCACCATGTAATGATCGGATCCACAGTTTGGACCTCTTTTCACTCTGCAATCTTGCCATTTGAATCGACTTTTCTGTTTACATATGAAATGATCCAGAACAGATTTCTCATGTAGAGATGGCCTCTCCCAAGTGTATCtgtgtatttttttatgttcaaagaACCCATTCAggattttcaaaaagttttgaGTACAGAAGTCCATAAGCGTTTCTCCAGAGTTGTTAACACATATCTCACCGAACTGCCCCACCACATCATGGTCGAATCTTGATCCGACTCTTGCGTTTAGGTCACCAGTAAGAATAACCTCTGGGTGATGAGGAAGAGCATTTGAAATCCCTGATAAATCAGCATAGAATTCGTCCTTCAGTTGTTGTGTAGAATCATTACTGGGTACATACACTGCTATCACTGTGGTATCGTAACCATATATAGAAAGCGTCAAGGTCATGATTCTTTCCGACTTGTATTCATATGTCTTGATATATTTCTTGTGGCGTTTGTTGATGGGGATAGAGACTCCAGCCGCTGCTCTCCGCGATTTGTCCACGCCTGACCATAGATGTATGTAGTTGTCTCGGTCCTCATTGTCTTTACCTTTTCTCTTAGTTTCTGTTAGAACAGCAAAGTCTGTACTATTCTCATccaaaaccaacaaaatttcaTGCATCTTGTTTGATATTCCCTGCACGTTCCAAGTTATCAATCGCATAGTCCGTTTTCTCGCCAGTCGTCGCCGTATGATTCCATTCCCATTCCGAggcttgttgaatgtaaaagtagcataaaattaatgattttacTGATGTTGGGTAGCTGGCCCAACGCCCAAACCCCCATTCTTGGAGGACCAGGCTCTTCTGTTAGGGTGTGTTCCATTAGTCGATATGTTCCAGTTTTCAGGCGCCGGAAACTCACCTTTCACCCTCTCTCGTCAGCTCCATCACGTACATAAACTTGTACGATCTGTACCCAGCTACTACGAGGCGACCTGCCTTCGAGGACGTGAGAGTAGGATTTGCTGGTAGAGCTGAACTCTATTCCAAGAGTCTCCGGCCCTTTCGCCGGAAAACAGAGGACATTACCCAGAGTTTTATTGCAAAATGACCATCGACAGGACATATTGTCTCTGAGATCCTATACCAGCTTTTAGTAGCTATTAAGGAGCTTAAATAGGAAAAGGACATAACGGagttttcttctattttttaGGGAAATGAAACCAAATTGAATCAAACGAAGATTATTGTTTTCGGGATTTCTAGGTATTAAACGAAAATTgtatttgaaagaaataaacttTAAGAATCTATTCTGAATTCTCTCGAGCCTggcaatatacatacatatagtGCATATTTTGGATTCCAAACTACAGATGCAAAGTTGAGTTTACTGAAAACATAGGAGTTATATAAAATGGTGAAGGTTTTCAAATTTATAAAGTGTCTACTGTTTCTTTTAACAAAGACCAAAACTAGCCAGTTGATCGATATGAAGGTCAAAAATCAGCTTAGAGTCAAAAACTACCTCCAAATCTTTTATGTTATCTACCCTAGACAAGACAGTATCTTCAAGATTATAAggataaataattttattgatattgcgCGAGAATGTGATTACCCGGCATTCATCTGAATTcgaatataattgatttttacCACAGAAAGTAGAAAGGGCATTCCGAGGGGCATTCAATTCAGACAGCAAATCTAGGCAATCCTGTTCGGAGCTGAtacttttcattttctttaaatCATCCGCGAAGAGGAGGAATTTATATTTGGTAAAACATTTagcaatattattgatatatatAAGAAACAATAATGGTCCCAAGTTTGAGCCTTGAGGTACAACAGAATATGCCTCAAAGAGATTCGAAGAGTAGCCCTCCATCGAAACTGGAACCTATCGGACAATTATGACTCAAACCATCCAAGCATATTGCCACCCACACCAACCTCAGCAAGGCAGAGATTAATCTCTTTATATATTATTTAGagtttttttcttatgtttgtaTATGTTAAAGGCATTTAGGAAACAAATacaatattcatgaattatacgcttattatgcaaaatctctttatatattcagagttttttcttatgtttgtaTATGTTAAAGGCATTTAGgaaacaaatattattattaaaaataaaggtttattttaGGAAGTACATAATTGTATCTCAGCGAAGAAATCTTTCATCCATGTTCAAAGAATAGATTATAAAATTCCTTTCAATCTCTTCTAATTGGTTTCCTGATTGATGATACATATTTTCGATGTCTACAACTTCTTCATTAAGTGGTTCATCAACAATATCCTCAGGATTATCtcctttcaactctttcaagatAAACACATTATGTAGAATACGTCCTGATATCACGAGGAGACAAATTAGATCTAGTCTGGCcgtctccaataatttcaatcgacgaaattgctttttttcttttcacaaagcacattcaaaaattcttcgattTCAGCTCGGTTAGCTCCGTCATCGTTCGGCAAATCAAGTACTGTTAGGGTTTATGTTTTGTGgaagcaaagtaatattttaagatatttattattaacaaactgAAGACTTATTTCAACGCTACGTCATTACATTACTGAACCTCCATCTTGTTGTTGTGTCAATTGTCAACAGtgtcaaccatagaaaaatatatatcactGAATTGTCTCTTCTTCTAACACTCCCCCTCGATTTAAACACTTTTCTCAACAAAAGTTTTACAATCGTACCTAGTATTCTATGATATTTAACAATTTGCATATGTTTacaaatttttctttacataGGGGTTTTGTCAGAATATCTGCAAAGTTATCATTTGTGTTCACATATTCTATTTTGATTATCCCTTTATTAGTCAAGTCCTTAATGAAATGTTCTTTAATGTCTATGTGTTTAGCCCGTTTTGAATTTTCGTAAGTTTGCGCCATTGAAACCGCACTCAGATTGTCCATTTTCAATGTCGCACACTTCACTTCACTGAACTCGGAGAGAACACCCTTCAGGTTGACCAATTCTTGAGCACTGGCTGCGGCTGCAACGTATTCAGCTTCTGCTGTTGAAAGTGCAACGCAAGTCTGCTTCTTGGAGAACCAGCTGATTGGATTTCCCCCATACAGTATTAGTGATCCACTAGTGCTCTTTCTATCACTTCGATCACCTGCCCAATCTGCATCCGAATAGGCTTCCAGTTTTTCTGGTCCCTTTTTGTATACAAGTCCTTTGTCTGCTGTAGATTTCAAATATCTCAATATTCTTTTCCCAGCCGTAACCAACTCTTTGTTGGGCTTATCCAAATATCTACTAAGATATGATACTGAGTACATAATGTCAGGTCTTGATGTACAGGCTAAATACATCAAAGATCCGACTAACTTTCTGTAGGGAAAATTTGTCGATTCTGTATCAGGAGCACTTGAAGGATCTATATAGAATCCTGTAACCATTGGTGTGGATACACCTTTGCATTCCATCATATTAAAATGGcttaaaagtttttcaatgtaattTCTTTGTATTATCTTGAGTTCTTCAGCTGTTTTAGTTATTTCCATTCCAAGAAATCTTTTAACTTGTCCCATATCCTtagcattcaataaactcttcaAAGATTTTACTGTCTTCTCAATTTCTACATCTTTTCCGGTTATAATTAGGTCATCAACGAATACAATTAACCAGCAATCCTTCTTGCAGTACAtgcaaaaatcgaaatttgatcTTTGAAAGTCCAAGTCCTTCATAATTTTGTCGAATTGATTATTCCAACATCTTGGACTCTCCCTCAATCCATATAGAGCTCTGTTTAGTTTGAGTACTTTGGATTTCCCTATGTCTAATCCTTTAGGTGTCTTGATGTATACTTCGGATGTGAGCATACCATTTAAAAAAGCTGTTGGAATATCGAGTTGTCGTAAATTCCAATTTTCTTGTAAAGACTTCGCTAATAACATTCTTACGGTAGACATCCTCGTAACAGGTGCATATATGTTATGTGGATTCTCTTCTTGAATTTGGAAACCCTTCGCAACTAGTCGAGCCTTCTTTGTTCCATCTTCTTTGGTTTTGAATACCCATTTTGTATCAATGGCTACTTTACCATCCGGCAATTCGCATGTTGACCATGTTTGCAACTTCTCTAGAGATTTCAATTCTTGTTCAATTGATTTTCTCCACTCTTCATCAACAATTGCTTTTTCATATGTCTGGGGATCATCTGAAAGTATAAGGTGATCATAAGTAgcataaatttcaaaatcttgTAAATATTTGGGTTTATTTACTCTTCTCCCTCTACTTGATACAATTTCTTCTTCACCTGTTGATGAGCTACCCCCTTGTTCATCTGTCGTTTCTAGTTCATCTTGCTCAGATTCTTCGTGGactgaattttcttcaattgttgctgtatcttgatttattttccacaaaaatgTGTTGGATTCATCCTTTATTTCATCTGATTATAATTGTTCCATTTTATCCTCGAAAAATACAACATCTCTACTGTATATTACCTTATTTGTATTTGGGTTGAGCAACCTATAACCCTTTTTGTTTTCACCATAACCAACAAATATGAGTCTTTCTGATTTAGCATCCCATTTTTGTCGTAGTTCATCCGGGACATGTGCCATTGCTTGACAACCAAAGATTCTAAGGTGTGCCAGGTTTGGCCTCCTGTTATACCAGGCTTCATATGGTGTTTTCCCTGAAATAGCCTTTGTTGGGGAACGATTCATCAAATAAACTGAAATGTTGACTGCCTCAGCCCAATACTTCTTATTTAAGTTTGCTTCTGATAACATGGTTCTTGCCTTGTCTACAATAGTTCTGTTGGCCCTTTCACTGACCCCATTCTGTTGAGGATTGTACCTCACTGTGGTTTGGTGAACTATACCTGAAGATGTTAAAATTAGTTTCATCTGTTTATTGACATATTCAGTACCATTATCTGTTCTTAAAATTTTGATCTTTCTATCAGTCTTGTTCTCtactaaatttttgaattctttgaaaGCTTCTATCACTTGACTCTTTTCTGCTAAGAAATAGATGTGTACATACCTCGTATAATCGTCAATGAAAGTCAGAAAGTACCTGCTACCACCTATGGATATTGTCTCCATGGGTCCACATAAATCACTGTGTATTAATTCCAGTGGCCTTGTAGATTGTGTTTGACTTGTTTGGAAAGGctgttttctttgttttccttCAATGCATGACAAACATGATGTTGTTGACACCTTGAAGTCCTTATCCATTCCAACTGACATTTTGGTTAGCAAATTCATAGATCTTAGGTTGAGATGTCCTAACCTGCGATGCCACAAATTTTCCTCTGGTTGTGTACAGAAGTATGCTCTGTTTGATTAAACTGTGTTCAATTGATAAATTCCATTTGTCTCAAAACCTCTTGCTATTAGATAGTTATTGCGATTGAAGATTTTCGCACCATTCCTATCGAATACTACTCTGTGTCCCTTTTCCACAATTTTATATATGGACAATAGATTTACTGCAGCTTCGGGGGCATACATAACCTCTTTAACCTCAATTGATTCTTGTTTACCGTCTATATGCACTTGAATTGAAGCAGTTCCTTTTTCTTCGATAATCATATCAGTACTATTAGCAGTTTTAACCTTGGCTTTAATGTTTGTTGC
It contains:
- the LOC123680835 gene encoding craniofacial development protein 2-like codes for the protein MRLITWNVQGISNKMHEILLVLDENSTDFAVLTETKRKGKDNEDRDNYIHLWSGVDKSRRAAAGVSIPINKRHKKYIKTYEYKSERIMTLTLSIYGYDTTVIAVYVPSNDSTQQLKDEFYADLSGISNALPHHPEVILTGDLNARVGSRFDHDVVGQFGEICVNNSGETLMDFCTQNFLKILNGFFEHKKIHRYTWERPSLHEKSVLDHFICKQKSRFKWQDCRVKRGPNCGSDHYMVEAKIQKSIRTLYQSRLAEELRARPPNNNVETEYENMRAVQHSAAMQALGPMPARKMRRKPPWFT